Proteins from a single region of Argiope bruennichi chromosome 6, qqArgBrue1.1, whole genome shotgun sequence:
- the LOC129972668 gene encoding sulfotransferase 1B1-like isoform X1 has protein sequence MSRLQIIRGVPFPSFGPFKKENIEKTLDYPPRDGDIIIASYPKTGTTWLQYTLLQIVSKGESYPSFQDVLEKISPFMEVTGPEAIDNLTGLRMYKHHYRYDMVKKNPKAKVLYIYRNPADTLISFYHFIQGVWEKKIDFDEIFEGFITGNIEYGRYFEHVMSFLDHKNDDNLLLISYEKLHANPKEGILRIAKFLGEEYYQSLSTDESLLEKIVERTSFDYMKKNIDVDLPHRKKNENASEGSEKEFTFFRKGVVGDGKKSLSPDQLRRLREVATEVMKDSEVLQDWFED, from the coding sequence ATGTCTAGACTCCAGATAATTAGAGGAGTTCCTTTTCCAAGTTTCGGCCCTTTTAAGAAGGAAAACATAGAGAAGACCTTGGATTATCCTCCAAGAGATGGTGACATCATTATAGCATCATATCCAAAGACCGGAACAACTTGGCTCCAGTACACCCTACTACAAATAGTTTCAAAAGGTGAGTCCTATCCATCCTTCCAAGATGTTCTCGAGAAAATATCACCTTTCATGGAAGTGACTGGACCGGAGGCCATCGACAACCTGACAGGCTTGAGAATGTACAAGCACCATTATAGATACGACATGGTGAAAAAGAATCCAAAAGCCAAAGTCCTATACATTTATAGAAATCCTGCGGATACTCTTATTAGTTTTTACCACTTCATTCAAGGAGTGTGGGAGAAAAAAATAGACTTTGATGAGATTTTCGAAGGATTTATTACAGGAAATATAGAATATGGAAGATATTTTGAGCATGTCATGTCCTTCCTGGATCACAAAAATGATGACAACCTGTTGCTGATATCGTATGAGAAACTTCACGCTAATCCCAAAGAGGGTATCCTAAGAATAGCTAAATTCCTTGGTGAAGAATACTATCAAAGCCTTTCCACAGATGAATCGCTTTTGGAAAAAATTGTAGAACGCACCAGTTTCGATTACATGAAAAAGAACATCGATGTCGATCTTCCtcatagaaagaaaaatgaaaacgcTTCTGAGGGAtctgaaaaagaatttactttcttCAGAAAGGGCGTTGTTGGAgatggaaaaaaatctttatcgcCAGATCAACTGAGGCGTCTTCGGGAAGTTGCAACGGAAGTTATGAAAGATTCAGAAGTACTTCAAGATTGGTTTGAGGACTAG
- the LOC129972668 gene encoding sulfotransferase 1B1-like isoform X2, translating to MSRHQIIRGIPFPNVSYFKRENIESTLDYPPKDGDIIIASYPKTGTTWLQYIVLQIISKGESFPSFNDLLDKVTPFMEMTGVEAIDNLTGVRIYKHHYRYNMVKKNPKAKVLYTYRNPADTVISFYHFIQGIWEKKIDLDEFFDGFLSGNIEYGRYFEHVMSFLAHKNDDNLMLISYEKLYANPKEGILQIAKFLGDEYYQNLLEDESLLNTILEHTSFDYMKKNLTLELPRQDSSENSASDEKNTVNFFRKGVVGDGKKSLSPDQLRRLREVAKEVMKDSEILQEWFKE from the coding sequence ATGTCAAGACACCAGATAATCAGAGGAATTCCTTTCCCAAATGTAAGCTATTTTAAGCGAGAAAACATAGAGAGCACTTTGGATTATCCGCCAAAAGATGGTGACATCATCATTGCATCATATCCCAAGACCGGAACAACTTGGCTCCAGTACATCGTGCTGCAGATAATTTCCAAAGGGGAGTCGTTTCCATCCTTCAACGATCTCCTTGACAAAGTCACGCCCTTTATGGAAATGACTGGTGTTGAGGCCATCGACAACTTGACAGGTGTCAGAATATACAAGCATCATTACAGATACAACATGGTGAAAAAGAATCCAAAAGCCAAAGTTCTATACACATATAGGAACCCGGCAGATACTGTTATTAGTTTTTACCACTTCATTCAAGGAATATGGGAGAAGAAAATAGACTTAGATGAATTCTTCGACGGATTCCTATCTGGAAATATAGAATACGGAAGATATTTTGAGCATGTCATGTCCTTCCTGGCTCACAAAAATGACGACAACCTGATGCTGATATCATACGAGAAACTTTATGCCAATCCGAAAGAAGGCATTCTTCAAATAGCTAAATTTCTTGGAGATGAATATTACCAAAACCTTCTAGAAGATGAATCACTTCTGAATACGATTTTGGAGCACACCAGTTTCGATTACATGAAAAAGAACCTCACTTTAGAGCTTCCACGTCAAGATTCCAGTGAGAACTCTGCCAGTGATGAAAAGAATACtgttaatttctttagaaaaggGGTGGTTGGAGATGGTAAGAAGTCACTGTCACCAGACCAACTGAGGCGTCTTCGAGAAGTGGCAAAAGAAGTTATGAAAGATTCGGAAATACTCCAAGAATGGTTTAAGGAATAG